The window AACTTTGTTTAATATGTAAATTTTATGGCTCCTTTTTGGTTTATTTTACTTTTCTTGATAATTGTAGCCTTGAGgtgtctatcagagaagtaggCAGCTCTGttgtccctgtgtgtgtcccaaTTGCTACCCcattccatatgtagtgcactccttttgaccagagcctttgcctttaaagtagggcactatatagggaatatggttccatttgggacaaagtCCCTGTGTTACCAAACAGGGCTGACGGTAGAGCTGGTTACCGTCCCTGGCTAGCAGAATTACTCATCATTTACTGTCATTTAGCTCACGTTGTTTTAGTGTGCAGCTTACTCATTACTTCAGGAAGCAGAAAAATAACAATTAGAAACTATCAGAAGACTTTGACAAAGCTCTTTCAGTCTCTTGTTCTGGCCCTTTAATGATAGGAATTCATTTGGGAGATACATCCAGATTTCCTGCTTAATTATGTGACGTGAAATTGTATGTTTTGTTCATGTAAtgagtttgtttgtgtgtctgttgtgCGTGGCTCTTAGCTGACATTGTGAATAGACAGGCGTAAATCACCTGGAATTTCCAGTTGAACAAatagtatttgtcacatacacattgttagcagatgttaatgcgagtgtagtgaaatgcttgtgcctctagttccgacaatgcagtaataaccaacaagtaatctaacaattccacaactactaccttatacacacaaatctaagtaaaggcactgaataagaatatgtacatataaatatttggatgagcaatgaccgagcggcatagaaaagatgcaatagatggtataaaatacagtatatacatatgggatgagtaatgcaagatatgtaaacatcattattaaaaTGGCATtagtaaagtgactagtgatctatttattaaagtgaccaatgatttcaagtcagtatgttggcagcagcctctctgtgttagtgatggctgtttaacagtctgatggccttgagatagaagctgtttttcagtctctcggccccagctttgatgaacctgtactgacctcgccttctgtatggcagcggggtgaacaggcagtggctcgggtggttgttgtccttgatgatctttttggtcttcctgtgacatcgggttctataggtgtcctggatggcaggtagtttgcccccggtgatgcgttgtgcagacatatactgtactagctggtacctggtcaaaagtactatactacatactgtactagccggtacctggtcaaaagtagtatactatatactgtactagccggtacctggtcaaaagtagtatactatatactgcactagccggtacctggtcaaaagtactatactatatactgcactatccGGACCCTACTCAAAAGTagcatactatatactgcactagccgggccctggtcaaaagtactatactatatactgtactagccgggccctggtcaaaagtactatactatatactgtactagccgggccctggtcaaaagtagtatactatatactgactatccgggccctggtcaaaagtagtatactatatactgtactagcagggccctggtcaaaagtagtatactatatactgcactagccaGGCCCTGGAcgaagtagtatactatatactgtactatctgggccctggtcaaaagtgctatactatatactgtactagatgggccctggtcaaaagtagtatactatatactgtactagcccgGCCTAGGTCAATAGTAGTATACTATAGGAtgtactagccggtccctggttattagtaatatactatatactgtactagccggtccctggtcattagtagtatactatatactgtactagatgggtcctggtcattagtagtatactatatactgtactatccgggtccctggtcattagtagtatactatatactgtactagccggtccctggtcattagtagtatactatatactgtactagccggtccccggtcattagtagtatactatatactgtactagatgggtcctggtcattagtagtatactatatactgtactagacgggtcctggtcattagtagtatactatatactgcactagccggtccctggtcattagtagtatactatatactacactagccggtccctggtcattagtagtatactatatactgtactagacgggtccctggtcattagtagtatactatatactgtactaaccggcccctgttcaaaagtagtatactatatactgcactagccggtccctggtcattagtagtatattatatactgcactagcccgtccctggtcattagtagtatactatataaggaataggggccatttcagacacaacctGTCTGTCTATTTGAAGAGCTTTTTCATGGTTTCAAGACAGGCTAGTGACCAATGCAATAACTCACAGCATGTAATGAAACGtacacaaacaaaacagacatGAGTTCCACCAATCACAGAAGGACTTCCTAAAAACACACCACTTCGATACAGCTACGACCAGAAGTGACTTTTGTAGCTGGTTAGGAGAGCATTCTCGCTAACCCTaagccttttcctaaccttaacctcattctcctaaccagcatctttaattatcctaacctgcaatgttaattctcctaacctgctgtgtaaattctcctaacctgcgaTGAAAAAGTCAATTCCAGTTATTGATCGAACTGATGTGTTTTTAGGGAATCTCATATGCTAGAATGCGTACAGGGTTCTCTGAAACATGATGACGACAGAGAGGGATTTCAGTCATGTACTGCACACACCACAACCAAGGACagtggaatgtttttttttttttttgtgttgcaGGAAATAGTAGGGTAGAATGTGTAGTGGATTAACAcccacaactgtatttgggggcCATAAATAGTTGGATATCGGACAGTTACTTTCCTAATGTAATGATAATAATAAGCAATTTCACAACTCTAAGACAGGGTTATTTTAAAGTGGATGTATTTATTAACCAATAAATATAATTCCAGTATAAAAAACATGCTCTTCAAACAGAACagataaataaaacatgtcaaatgaGGATGAACAAATCCCACTTCccttatatgggggattggaaatgatgcagacaattacattgataaaaGGTTCAATCTTGCTTCATTATGGAAAATCACCGGTCGGTCCTGTTTTGTGAATTATCTTCATTACTCAATGAGTATCTCCTACTCTGAAATGGTCAAATccagtcttcttcttctctgctctTCGTCTTCTCGGTTTACAGTACATTGTGCTTTATCCTCCTCAGGAAATTCCGTAGTTTTAGTCTCAGGTCACAATGCCTTGATGGAgacctggaggacaggagagtagggggaaataaacagagtagagagagatagagatagagagagaggtagagatagagagagagagagagagagagagagagagagagagagagagagagagagagagagagagagagatagagagagagagagagaaatacaattTAGTAATTGAACAGACTACTGCACCTAAAAAGGAAGCTGTACTAGCTGCATAATACGATCATAATACAATCAAAATAAGGAAACTGTCATCTAAAGTAATACcatcacagtacaacaatacaaCTGATGAAGAGAGAGATCAAGACCAACAGATATAGTgatacagaaagggagagagcagagagaaagagagagatacgagagaaaaggagagatgagagagagagagaacaagagagatacgagagagatagagaataagagagatacgagagagatagagaacaagagagatacgagagagatagagaacaagagagatacgagagagagacagagagaaaacgtgagagagaacgagagagagagaaagaacaagagagatacgagagagatagagaataagagagatacgagagagatagagaacaagagagatacgagagagatagagaacgaGATACGAGAGAGATagtgaacaagagagagaaagagagatacgagagagagagagagagagagagatacgagagagagatacgagagagagagagagagagaaagagcggagCAAAAGCAGACAGTTTTAGCAGAGAGTGATGGCAAAGAGACAGAACAAaatgagagagagggcagagagcagaggaaGGTTTCTCCAGGTTTCTAAATCAGTCTATCAATCCATCCACCTTTGCCTGGGGTACTCACCATGTGTACTGTGTAgtggtctgtgtctgtctgtaagcttccttcctctcttgcttcctctcttcctcctcctcttcctgtcgtGTGTCTAGTATCTGGTCCCAGATCTCAGTGTTAACCCACAGCGACCCCGACACGGTGAGGCTGGGCTCGGTGCAGGTGATCCAACGGCACAGGGGGCAGCAGACTGTCGGTAGGCCGCTCTGGAGCCTGGACATCGCCTGCAAGCACAGCCCACAGAATGTGTGCTTACAGTGGAGCATCCGAGGGATCTTCTCCCTACGAGAGTAGGGCTGGAGGCAGACGCAGCACTCCATGTCCTCGCTCATCAGACCCATGGCTGGATGGCTggggtgtggatggatggatggatggatggatggatggatggatggatggatggatggatggatggatggatggatatacgGCTGgagcacagaggaactctggacagAGTCAGTGTCTAGGCAGGAAGACGTGGGGTTTAAACactggtctgaggtcagtgttCCCCTTGTGAATTCTAAACGTCCTGGTTTGGATTTGATGAGgatgagctgatcctagatctgtgcttagGAGCGTAGGTCAGGAAGCTGCAAAAGACATTAAGATGTTAAATTAAATTAGACTCAGTGACTTCATCACTGGCACTATGTAAACATATATAATGTAATAACATATCTTAAATCAACAGGCTGTCAGGTTTTTCTGAAGACATGAAGAACAAAAATATCTTGAAAAATATCACACATTTATAACATCCATAGTTATCAGATATAGACAAACCTTTTCACTTTTATCATTATCAATGAGAGGCAATATTTTACTTACAGGTTCTGGAATATTTTCAGCACAGCGACCAACTTTCCGACGACTAaactttgtgtgtgagagagaagagtgtgtgtgcTCTTATTTTAAGCCTTGGGGGAGGAGACTAAATGGTGTTATTTTCCCAGAAAGGGCTGTCTCTCACCTCCTCTACTCTCAGGTGAGGCAGGAAAGTACCATGGAACGAGTTAAACACTTCTAGGTCACTTCTATAGCATAGTAGGTAACTTCAGGAGAATTGCCAGGGCCGTGTATTGACATTTACAGGGCAGGTGTTCATATCTACAAAGGGCACGTACACTGAGGGTacaaaaggtgttcctaatgtttggatCACTCAGTGTACGTCCAGTTTATGATGGATCAATCTTCTTTGTGGGGGAATTTTCACTAGAGAGGGGGTAGCATTTCTAGAACCctttctgtggacttgtagaaccctttctgtggacttgtagaaccctctctgtggacttgtagaaccctctctgtggacttgcagaaccctctctgtggacttgcagaaccctctctgtgtactTGCAGAAcactctctgtggacttgtagaaccctctctgtggacttgtagaacactctctgtggacttgtagaaccctctctgtgtacttgcagaaccctctctgtggacttgtagaaccctctctgtggacttgtagaaccctctctgtggacttgtagaaccctctctgtggacttggagaaccctctctgtggacttgtagaaccctctgtgtggacttgtagaaccctctctgtggacttgtagaaccctctctgtggacttgcagaaccctctctgtggacttgtagaaccctctctgtggacttgtagaactctctctgtggacttgtagaaccctctctgtggacttgttagaaccctctctgtgtacGTTCCTGGTTATTGTAGTATTTATGTACAGAATCATTTCAGTGGAAGCCATAACTCTTATAGATTAGAGACAGTGACACAGTTCAATGGAAGCAGTTGTTGAACTTCTCCTTAACCCTTTAATGTCTCACTTATCTTACAGTATATGGTATACCTGTATATTGTGGATGACGTTTGTTATAGTTCATATGGATCCCAGGACTCCATGGAAATGTCAGGTGTTAATGAGTGAGTGGGCTATCCAGTAGTTTTACCATAAAAATCTGATGACTTGATGGATGAATGAAACACCAATCAGGAGAGTTTCAGGCTGctgtgttgttattgttttaaagtCACGTGTTTCTAATAAAATCAAGTCACAAGTTCAGTGGAAACCTTGTAAACAACCTCCCAACCAGTCAATTAGAAAACAGTCTCCCTGTTGAAACTTGGAAATAAACCGGATTGATTATGAAATCACAATTTGTGACGGCTCTACTATTTGTTCACCTGGAAATTCCAGGTGATTCACGCCTGTCTATTCACAATGTCAGCTAAGAGCCACACACGcacaacagacacacaaacaaacacaaagtaAAAAGAACCACTAAACATTTGTTCTTTAAAATCGTCACATAATTaatgtcacgttctttcaagatcgaacccagaagcagaccaggacaaggagcgtaggaagaaggtgagtatttatttacaattaaatgtgaaagggtagatatatccagat is drawn from Salvelinus namaycush isolate Seneca unplaced genomic scaffold, SaNama_1.0 Scaffold212, whole genome shotgun sequence and contains these coding sequences:
- the LOC120038270 gene encoding E3 ubiquitin-protein ligase rnf168-like codes for the protein MGLMSEDMECCVCLQPYSRREKIPRMLHCKHTFCGLCLQAMSRLQSGLPTVCCPLCRWITCTEPSLTVSGSLWVNTEIWDQILDTRQEEEEEERKQERKEAYRQTQTTTQYTWSPSRHCDLRLKLRNFLRRIKHNVL